A region from the Microbispora sp. ZYX-F-249 genome encodes:
- a CDS encoding response regulator transcription factor, giving the protein MTDSSGAITVVIADDHPLYVEGIRSALQQEAAHADGLSVAATACDDLDALRLCVRLSPRVLLADLAMLDGLDSLRRRCPSVRVLALGDDDGEAGFLGALRAGAYGYLLKDSQPAEIAAAVRSVALGQMVFGGGLAPRLLGRLTTPPSRSPFPGLTQREHEILERLADGRSNAEIARELCLATKTVRNHVSNVLAKLEAPSRVDAALRARDAGLGSRPVLTRV; this is encoded by the coding sequence ATGACTGACTCCTCCGGCGCGATCACCGTCGTGATCGCCGACGATCACCCCCTGTACGTCGAGGGGATCCGGTCCGCCCTGCAGCAGGAAGCCGCGCACGCGGACGGCCTCTCCGTCGCCGCCACGGCCTGCGACGACCTCGACGCCCTCCGCCTGTGCGTACGGCTGTCGCCGCGGGTGCTGCTGGCCGACCTGGCCATGCTGGACGGGCTCGACTCCCTGCGCCGCCGCTGCCCGTCCGTACGGGTGCTCGCGCTGGGCGACGACGACGGGGAGGCGGGCTTCCTGGGCGCGCTGCGCGCCGGCGCGTACGGCTACCTGCTGAAGGACTCGCAGCCCGCGGAGATCGCGGCGGCGGTCCGGTCCGTGGCGCTCGGGCAGATGGTTTTCGGCGGCGGGCTGGCGCCCCGGCTCCTCGGCCGTCTCACCACGCCGCCGTCCCGCAGCCCGTTTCCCGGCCTCACCCAGAGGGAGCACGAGATCCTGGAGCGGCTGGCCGACGGCAGGTCCAACGCCGAGATCGCCCGCGAGCTGTGCCTGGCCACCAAGACCGTGCGCAACCACGTGAGCAACGTGCTGGCGAAGCTGGAGGCGCCGAGCCGGGTGGACGCCGCCCTGCGGGCCAGGGACGCGGGCCTCGGCTCGCGTCCCGTGCTCACGCGCGTCTGA
- the proB gene encoding glutamate 5-kinase, translating to MTGRERIREAARLVVKVGSSSLTTSRGTIDVDRVDALVDVLAARRKAGTQIVLVSSGAIAAGLGPLGLRDRPKDLATQQAAASVGQGVLVARYTSSFARYGLRVGQVLLTADDMMRRIHHRNAQRALARLLELGIVPVVNENDTVATDEIRFGDNDRLAALVAHLTHADGLVLLSDVDALYDGDPRKDGATRIAEVRGPEDLEGVELGTSGRVGTGGMITKVEAARIATGAGVPVVLTAAAHAAQALAGADIGTCFHPGGRHPGTRLLWLAHATTGRGRLHLDAGAVEAVVGRRKSLLPAGVEKVEGDFAAGDPVDLCAPSGAVVARGLVNYDAGEIPDLLGRSTRELASTLGPEYERELIHRDDIVILEPVHHHK from the coding sequence GTGACAGGCAGGGAACGGATCCGCGAGGCCGCGCGGCTGGTGGTCAAGGTGGGGTCGTCGTCGCTGACGACGTCCCGCGGCACGATCGACGTCGACCGGGTGGACGCGCTGGTCGACGTGCTGGCGGCGCGGCGCAAGGCCGGCACGCAGATCGTGCTCGTGTCGTCCGGCGCGATCGCCGCCGGGCTCGGGCCGCTGGGGCTGCGCGACCGGCCCAAGGACCTGGCGACCCAGCAGGCGGCCGCCTCGGTCGGGCAGGGCGTGCTGGTCGCCCGCTACACCTCGTCCTTCGCGAGGTACGGCCTGCGGGTGGGGCAGGTGCTGCTGACGGCCGACGACATGATGCGCCGCATCCACCACCGCAACGCCCAGCGGGCGCTGGCCCGGCTGCTGGAGCTCGGCATCGTGCCCGTCGTGAACGAGAACGACACGGTCGCCACCGACGAGATCCGGTTCGGGGACAACGACCGGCTCGCGGCGCTGGTGGCCCATCTCACCCACGCCGACGGGCTGGTGCTGCTGTCGGACGTCGACGCGTTGTACGACGGCGACCCGCGCAAGGACGGCGCCACCCGCATCGCCGAGGTCCGGGGTCCCGAGGACCTGGAAGGCGTCGAGCTGGGCACCTCCGGCCGGGTCGGCACCGGCGGCATGATCACCAAGGTGGAGGCGGCCCGCATCGCGACCGGGGCGGGCGTCCCGGTCGTGCTCACCGCGGCGGCGCACGCGGCGCAGGCGCTCGCGGGGGCCGACATCGGCACCTGCTTCCACCCGGGGGGCCGGCACCCCGGCACCCGGCTGCTGTGGCTCGCCCACGCCACGACCGGCCGGGGCCGCCTGCACCTGGACGCCGGCGCGGTCGAGGCCGTGGTCGGGCGGCGCAAGTCGCTGCTGCCCGCGGGCGTCGAGAAGGTCGAGGGCGACTTCGCCGCGGGCGACCCGGTCGACCTGTGCGCGCCGTCGGGAGCCGTCGTCGCCCGGGGTCTGGTCAACTATGACGCGGGGGAGATCCCCGACCTGCTCGGCCGCTCCACCCGGGAGCTCGCCAGCACACTCGGCCCGGAGTACGAGCGCGAGCTGATCCACCGGGACGACATCGTGATATTGGAGCCTGTCCACCACCACAAGTGA
- a CDS encoding DUF3696 domain-containing protein, translating into MITRLRIQNFKRFPELAIAMRPLTVLTGLNGTGKSTILQALLLARQVAERPQRGTVALNGVHGLALGEAEEVLHPDADEAVIDIGIDTATDSYRYRLAVPDDRSLNLRVVDPDAAAHPAVLSGRGSAFTYLMAERLGPRDQLAVTAEDMTDVGVGEQGQYVAQVLAVHDNDVIREPLRHPGTVDPPGVITLRAQVEAWAEEIIRPIRITAQWPPGLSLSVIRFQQPGLLRDDIRPANMGFGFSYALPVIVAGLLAGPGSLLIVENPEAHLHPAGQSRIGRFLARVAGAGAQVIVETHSDHVLNGIRLAAVEDRTVPVEQMLVHFFDGQGPAPASVEITPRGELTHWPMGFFDQMEEDLGRLARAKRR; encoded by the coding sequence GTGATCACCCGGCTGCGCATACAGAATTTCAAACGATTTCCGGAGCTCGCCATCGCGATGCGCCCGCTGACGGTGCTCACGGGATTGAACGGAACCGGCAAAAGCACGATCCTGCAGGCGCTGTTGCTCGCCCGGCAGGTGGCTGAACGTCCGCAGCGGGGCACGGTGGCCCTCAACGGTGTGCACGGGCTGGCGCTCGGCGAGGCCGAGGAGGTGCTGCATCCCGACGCGGACGAGGCCGTCATCGATATCGGCATCGACACTGCGACGGACTCGTATCGCTACCGGCTCGCGGTGCCGGACGATCGTTCTCTCAATCTTCGCGTCGTCGACCCGGATGCTGCCGCGCATCCCGCAGTCCTGTCGGGACGGGGGAGCGCCTTCACCTACCTCATGGCCGAACGTCTGGGACCGCGCGACCAACTCGCGGTTACCGCAGAGGACATGACGGATGTAGGGGTGGGCGAGCAGGGACAGTATGTCGCACAGGTGCTGGCCGTCCATGACAACGACGTTATCCGGGAGCCTCTCAGGCACCCGGGCACCGTCGATCCGCCCGGCGTCATCACTCTGCGGGCACAGGTCGAGGCGTGGGCGGAAGAGATCATTCGACCGATCCGGATCACCGCCCAATGGCCTCCCGGCCTCTCCCTGAGCGTGATCCGGTTCCAGCAGCCGGGACTGCTCAGGGACGACATCCGTCCCGCCAACATGGGATTTGGGTTTTCCTACGCCCTGCCCGTGATCGTCGCCGGCCTGCTCGCCGGTCCGGGATCGCTGTTGATCGTGGAGAATCCCGAGGCGCATCTGCATCCCGCCGGACAGTCGCGCATCGGCCGGTTTCTGGCGCGTGTGGCCGGTGCGGGGGCGCAGGTGATCGTGGAGACGCACAGCGATCACGTGCTGAACGGCATTCGCCTGGCGGCGGTGGAGGACCGCACGGTCCCGGTCGAGCAGATGCTGGTGCACTTCTTTGACGGGCAGGGCCCCGCCCCGGCGTCTGTCGAGATAACACCTCGTGGCGAGCTGACGCACTGGCCGATGGGGTTCTTCGATCAGATGGAGGAAGACCTGGGGAGGCTGGCACGTGCCAAGAGGCGATGA
- the rpmA gene encoding 50S ribosomal protein L27: protein MAHKKGASSTRNGRDSNAQRLGVKRFGGQLVNAGEIIVRQRGTHFHPGDNVGRGGDDTLFALATGRVQFGTKRGRRAVSIVPAAE from the coding sequence ATGGCACACAAGAAGGGCGCCTCGTCCACCCGGAACGGCCGTGACTCGAACGCTCAGCGCCTCGGTGTGAAGCGTTTCGGCGGTCAGCTGGTGAACGCGGGCGAAATCATCGTCCGTCAGCGCGGCACGCACTTCCACCCCGGCGACAACGTCGGCCGTGGTGGCGACGACACGCTGTTCGCCCTGGCCACCGGCCGGGTGCAGTTCGGCACCAAGCGCGGTCGCCGCGCGGTGAGCATCGTCCCGGCCGCGGAGTAG
- a CDS encoding DUF262 domain-containing protein, giving the protein MSDGPGVREEYFLDRPMDVEAEQEAADAPLEALEQPWNPVDIRVSSKNFSIRNVLDMIDEDELELAPDFQRNKVWKPGQRSRLIESILLQIPLPAFYFAADRDGSMKVVDGLQRLSTIHAFARESANQFALSDLEYLRNEQGKTFADLPVAWRRRFYQTQLVVHVIDAETPSQIKYDIFKRINTGGTPLNTQEIRHCMSKRRSREFLKDCAHHPAFAQAVGSSFVDHLRMADRELVLRFCAFRLLGVDRYEGAMDPFLDEALTVLDDPGKVGDARLAELRAEFVEAMTMARKVFGDNAFRKWPWNATSRYPVNRALFESWATALAAHPEAIDGREETIVRRARDLMTNDGFYLEAITTSTGDVRKVRYRFGTASEVVSSA; this is encoded by the coding sequence ATGAGTGACGGGCCGGGCGTCAGGGAAGAGTACTTCCTGGATCGCCCCATGGACGTCGAGGCTGAGCAGGAAGCGGCCGACGCACCGCTTGAGGCACTAGAGCAGCCCTGGAACCCGGTCGACATCCGGGTGTCGTCGAAGAACTTCTCAATTCGCAACGTCCTGGACATGATCGACGAGGACGAACTGGAGCTGGCCCCCGACTTTCAGCGTAACAAGGTGTGGAAACCGGGGCAGCGCTCCCGTTTGATCGAGTCGATCCTCCTGCAGATCCCCCTCCCCGCCTTCTACTTCGCCGCTGATCGTGACGGCAGCATGAAGGTCGTCGACGGCCTTCAGCGTCTGAGCACCATCCACGCGTTCGCGCGGGAGAGTGCGAACCAGTTCGCGCTCAGCGACCTCGAGTACCTGCGCAACGAGCAAGGCAAGACATTCGCCGACCTGCCCGTGGCATGGCGCCGGCGTTTCTACCAGACGCAGCTCGTCGTCCACGTCATCGATGCCGAGACTCCTTCCCAGATCAAGTACGACATCTTCAAACGCATCAACACCGGCGGGACTCCCTTGAACACGCAGGAGATCCGGCACTGTATGAGTAAGCGCCGTAGCCGTGAGTTCCTGAAGGACTGCGCCCATCACCCTGCTTTCGCGCAGGCGGTCGGATCCTCTTTCGTCGATCACCTCCGCATGGCGGACAGGGAACTCGTGCTGCGCTTTTGCGCGTTCCGGCTGCTCGGTGTGGATCGCTATGAAGGCGCGATGGATCCCTTCCTGGACGAGGCGCTCACCGTACTGGACGATCCCGGCAAGGTCGGCGACGCGAGGCTGGCCGAGTTGCGCGCAGAGTTCGTTGAGGCCATGACAATGGCGCGGAAGGTGTTCGGCGACAACGCGTTCCGTAAGTGGCCGTGGAACGCCACGAGCCGCTACCCGGTCAACAGGGCGTTGTTCGAGAGCTGGGCGACCGCCCTGGCCGCGCACCCTGAGGCGATCGACGGCCGGGAAGAGACCATAGTCCGTCGTGCGCGCGACCTTATGACGAACGACGGCTTCTACCTGGAAGCGATCACGACCTCGACCGGTGACGTACGAAAGGTCCGTTACCGCTTCGGCACGGCCAGTGAGGTGGTGTCCTCCGCGTGA
- a CDS encoding Rne/Rng family ribonuclease produces the protein MSAAEAEVAAALGLNLPDEEPLDDEPLDIEDIDVEEDGGRPDVVADPFGLSAPQPSVPSVTFQAPSALFQPIFQAPDPFAVPAQRPASPVAEPTPAEDEEAEEPEETSESGDDESEADGGARRRRRRRGGRGRGARARDTEDGEESEGEGEESQAAPGDEEDREQGDDDSEGQAGTRRRRRRRRRGTEEAELAPDDPPNTVVRIRAPRATRSTSVDEVQGVRGSTRLEAKKQRRREGRELGRRRPPIITESEFLARRESVERIMVVRRQGGRTQIAVLEDGVLVEHYVDRESSQSYVGNVYLGKVQNVLPSMEAAFVDIGKGRNAVLYAGEVNFDTAGLEGQPKRIEAALKSGQSVLVQVTKDPIGHKGARLTSQVSLPGRYLVYVPDGSMTGISRKLPDKERARLKQILRKVMPENAGVIVRTAAEGASEEELSRDVARLSAQWENIQRKAKSASPPELLSGEPDLTVRVVRDVFNEDFSSLVVEGDEAWTTVDEYVRYVAPHLAERLTKWEEETDAFSAYRIDEQIAKAMERKVWLPSGGSLVIDRTEAMTVVDVNTGKFTGQGGNLEETVTRNNLEAAEEIVRQLRLRDIGGIIVIDFIDMVLESNRDLVLRRLLECLARDRTKHQVAEVTSLGLVQMTRKRVGQGLLEAFSTPCDCCHGRGIIVSTEPVEAKPEPRGTQGKMAIEKTVAEKLAANEGSVAAASGSARESVTDAIDADPTNSDEGDGSAPASRGRRRSRRKTAE, from the coding sequence ATGAGCGCAGCCGAGGCCGAGGTCGCCGCCGCGCTCGGGCTCAACCTCCCCGACGAGGAACCGCTGGACGACGAGCCGCTCGACATCGAGGACATCGACGTCGAGGAGGACGGCGGGCGGCCGGACGTGGTGGCCGATCCCTTCGGGCTGTCGGCGCCCCAGCCGTCCGTGCCCTCGGTGACCTTCCAGGCGCCGTCGGCGCTGTTCCAGCCGATCTTCCAGGCTCCCGACCCGTTCGCGGTGCCCGCGCAGAGGCCCGCGTCGCCCGTCGCCGAGCCGACGCCGGCGGAGGACGAGGAAGCCGAGGAGCCGGAGGAGACGAGCGAGTCCGGCGACGACGAGTCCGAGGCCGACGGCGGCGCCCGCAGGCGTCGCCGCCGTCGCGGCGGACGCGGCCGGGGCGCCCGCGCCAGGGACACCGAGGACGGCGAGGAGTCCGAGGGCGAGGGCGAGGAGTCGCAGGCCGCGCCGGGCGACGAGGAGGACCGCGAGCAGGGGGACGACGACTCCGAGGGCCAGGCCGGCACCCGGCGGCGTCGCCGCCGTCGCCGCCGCGGCACCGAGGAGGCCGAACTGGCCCCCGACGACCCGCCGAACACCGTCGTCCGCATCCGGGCGCCCCGCGCCACCCGGTCCACCTCGGTCGACGAGGTCCAGGGCGTACGGGGATCGACGCGGCTGGAGGCGAAGAAGCAGCGCCGCCGCGAGGGCCGCGAGCTGGGCCGCCGCCGTCCCCCGATCATCACCGAGTCGGAGTTCCTGGCCCGGCGCGAGTCGGTCGAGCGGATCATGGTCGTGCGCCGCCAGGGCGGCCGCACCCAGATCGCGGTGCTCGAGGACGGCGTCCTCGTCGAGCACTACGTCGACCGTGAGTCGAGCCAGTCGTACGTCGGCAACGTCTACCTCGGCAAGGTCCAGAACGTGCTGCCCTCCATGGAGGCGGCGTTCGTGGACATCGGCAAGGGCCGCAACGCCGTGCTGTACGCCGGCGAGGTGAACTTCGACACCGCGGGGCTGGAGGGCCAGCCCAAGCGGATCGAGGCGGCGCTGAAGTCCGGGCAGTCGGTGCTCGTCCAGGTCACCAAGGACCCCATCGGCCACAAGGGCGCCAGGCTGACCTCCCAGGTCAGCCTGCCCGGCCGCTACCTGGTCTACGTGCCGGACGGCTCGATGACCGGGATCAGCCGCAAGCTCCCCGACAAGGAGCGGGCCCGGCTCAAGCAGATCCTGCGCAAGGTCATGCCGGAGAACGCGGGCGTCATCGTGCGCACCGCGGCGGAGGGCGCCTCGGAGGAGGAGCTCAGCCGCGACGTGGCCCGGCTGTCGGCCCAGTGGGAGAACATCCAGCGCAAGGCCAAGTCGGCCAGTCCGCCGGAACTGCTGTCCGGGGAGCCCGACCTGACCGTCCGGGTGGTCCGCGACGTCTTCAACGAGGACTTCAGCTCCCTGGTCGTCGAGGGCGACGAGGCGTGGACGACGGTGGACGAGTACGTCCGCTACGTCGCCCCGCACCTGGCCGAGCGCCTGACGAAGTGGGAGGAGGAGACCGACGCCTTCTCCGCCTACCGGATCGACGAGCAGATCGCCAAGGCGATGGAGCGCAAGGTGTGGCTCCCGTCCGGCGGCTCGCTGGTGATCGACCGCACCGAGGCGATGACGGTCGTCGACGTCAACACCGGTAAGTTCACCGGGCAGGGCGGCAACCTCGAGGAGACCGTCACCCGCAACAACCTGGAGGCGGCCGAGGAGATCGTCCGTCAGCTCAGGCTGCGGGACATCGGCGGCATCATCGTGATCGACTTCATCGACATGGTGCTGGAGAGCAACCGCGACCTAGTGCTCCGGCGACTGCTGGAGTGCCTCGCGCGGGACCGGACCAAGCACCAGGTGGCCGAGGTCACCTCGCTGGGTCTGGTGCAGATGACGCGCAAGCGGGTCGGCCAAGGCCTGCTGGAGGCGTTCTCCACGCCGTGCGACTGCTGTCACGGGCGCGGGATCATCGTGTCGACCGAGCCGGTCGAGGCGAAGCCCGAGCCGCGTGGCACGCAGGGCAAGATGGCCATCGAGAAGACGGTGGCCGAAAAGCTCGCGGCCAACGAGGGATCGGTGGCCGCGGCGTCGGGTTCGGCGCGCGAGAGCGTCACCGACGCCATCGACGCCGATCCCACCAACTCCGACGAGGGCGACGGCTCCGCGCCGGCTTCCCGGGGACGGCGACGTTCCCGCAGGAAGACGGCGGAGTAA
- the obgE gene encoding GTPase ObgE: MADFVDHVVLHIKAGDGGNGCASIHREKFKPLGGPDGGNGGRGGDVVLEVDPNTATLLEYHHRPHRRAGNGKQGMGSNRDGANGEDIVLPVPNGTVVKDARTGEVLVDLVGAGTRYVAAQGGFGGLGNAALANAKRKAPGFALLGEPGDEAEIVLELKTVADVALVGFPNAGKSSLIAALSAARPKIADYPFTTLIPNLGVVTAGETVFTVADVPGLIPGASEGRGLGHEFLRHVERCSTIVHVLDCATIEPGRDPVTDYEVIEAELAAYGSLQDRPRLVALNKVDVPDGRDLADIVTPMLEERGLRVFEISAASHEGLRSLAFAMAEMVAAARAQAPVEEPTRLVIRPRQLGETGFSVRRVDENRFQVTGEKPERWIRQTDFSNDEAVGYLADRLERLGVEEALIKAGATAGAEVIIGSMEGGYVFDWQPSQGTEATMGPRGSDARLG; encoded by the coding sequence ATGGCCGACTTCGTGGACCACGTCGTCCTGCATATCAAGGCGGGTGACGGGGGCAACGGCTGCGCCTCCATCCACCGGGAGAAGTTCAAGCCGCTGGGCGGGCCCGACGGCGGCAACGGCGGACGCGGCGGCGACGTCGTCCTGGAGGTGGATCCCAACACGGCCACCCTGCTGGAGTACCACCACCGGCCGCACCGCCGCGCGGGCAACGGCAAGCAGGGCATGGGCTCCAACCGGGACGGCGCCAACGGTGAGGACATCGTCCTTCCGGTGCCCAACGGCACGGTCGTGAAGGACGCCAGGACCGGCGAGGTGCTGGTCGACCTGGTCGGCGCCGGCACCCGGTACGTCGCCGCGCAGGGCGGCTTCGGCGGTCTCGGCAACGCCGCGCTGGCCAACGCCAAGCGCAAGGCGCCGGGTTTCGCGCTGCTCGGCGAGCCGGGCGACGAGGCCGAGATCGTGCTCGAACTCAAGACGGTCGCCGACGTGGCGCTGGTCGGGTTCCCCAACGCGGGCAAGTCGTCCCTGATCGCGGCGCTCTCCGCGGCCCGGCCCAAGATCGCTGACTATCCGTTCACGACGCTCATCCCCAACCTCGGCGTGGTGACGGCGGGTGAGACCGTCTTCACGGTCGCCGACGTGCCGGGGCTCATCCCGGGGGCGTCCGAGGGCCGGGGCCTCGGCCACGAGTTCCTGCGGCACGTCGAGCGCTGCTCGACGATCGTGCACGTGCTCGACTGCGCGACGATCGAGCCCGGGCGCGACCCGGTCACCGACTACGAGGTGATCGAGGCCGAGCTCGCGGCGTACGGGTCGCTGCAGGACCGGCCGCGGCTGGTCGCGCTGAACAAGGTGGACGTGCCCGACGGCCGGGATCTGGCCGACATCGTCACGCCCATGCTGGAGGAGCGCGGCCTGCGCGTCTTCGAGATCTCCGCGGCCAGCCACGAGGGTCTGCGGTCCCTGGCGTTCGCGATGGCGGAGATGGTGGCGGCGGCCCGGGCGCAGGCTCCGGTCGAGGAGCCCACGCGGCTGGTCATCCGGCCCAGGCAGCTCGGCGAGACCGGGTTCTCGGTGCGGCGCGTCGACGAGAACCGCTTCCAGGTGACCGGTGAGAAGCCCGAGCGGTGGATCCGGCAGACCGACTTCTCCAACGACGAGGCCGTCGGCTACCTGGCCGACCGCCTCGAACGGCTCGGGGTCGAGGAGGCGCTGATCAAGGCCGGTGCGACGGCCGGCGCCGAGGTGATCATCGGCTCGATGGAGGGCGGCTACGTCTTCGACTGGCAGCCGTCGCAGGGCACGGAGGCGACGATGGGCCCGCGTGGCAGCGACGCGAGGCTCGGCTGA
- the rplU gene encoding 50S ribosomal protein L21, giving the protein MYAIVRCGGRQQKVSVGDVLEVDKVAGEVGSSVSLPAVLVVNDGDVTTDAATLSRFQVTAEILGETKGPKIRILKYKNKTGYKKRQGHRQRYTQVKVTGINPGQ; this is encoded by the coding sequence GTGTACGCGATCGTTCGTTGCGGCGGCAGGCAGCAGAAGGTCTCCGTCGGGGACGTCCTCGAGGTGGACAAGGTCGCCGGAGAGGTTGGCTCCTCGGTGTCGCTGCCGGCGGTGCTCGTCGTCAACGACGGCGATGTCACCACCGACGCAGCCACGCTTTCCCGGTTCCAGGTGACCGCCGAGATCCTCGGCGAGACCAAGGGCCCGAAGATCCGGATTCTGAAGTACAAGAACAAGACCGGATACAAGAAGCGCCAGGGTCACCGCCAGCGGTACACCCAGGTCAAGGTCACCGGCATCAACCCCGGACAGTAG
- a CDS encoding TIGR03936 family radical SAM-associated protein: protein MQRLRVRYAKRGRLRFTSHRDISRAVERAVRRAGIPVAYSAGFSPHPKISYAGAAPTGVASEAEYLEIGVNRPCDPRRVRDDLDASLPPGLDVLDVVEARDGNLADRLEGSMWELGLPGADPGEAERAVKEFLAAGQVEVERLTKKGMRRFDARQAVRSLAVVEGPGITAGQETVQPCVILRMVVRHETPAVRPDDVLMGLRLVAGFAPPSPAAVTRLAQGPLDATGEPADPFAFDRAGGDR from the coding sequence GTGCAGCGACTGCGCGTGCGCTACGCCAAGCGGGGCCGCCTGCGCTTCACCAGCCACCGCGACATCTCCCGCGCCGTCGAAAGGGCGGTGCGGCGAGCAGGCATCCCGGTGGCCTACAGCGCGGGCTTCAGCCCCCACCCGAAGATCTCCTACGCCGGCGCCGCCCCCACCGGAGTGGCGAGCGAGGCCGAGTACCTCGAGATCGGGGTGAACCGGCCGTGTGACCCGCGGCGGGTTCGCGACGACCTCGACGCCTCGCTGCCGCCGGGGCTGGACGTGCTCGACGTGGTGGAGGCGCGGGACGGGAACCTGGCCGACCGGCTGGAGGGCTCGATGTGGGAGCTGGGGCTCCCCGGGGCCGATCCGGGCGAGGCCGAGCGGGCGGTCAAGGAGTTCCTGGCGGCAGGCCAGGTGGAGGTCGAGCGCCTGACCAAGAAGGGAATGCGGCGATTCGACGCCCGCCAGGCGGTGCGTTCGCTCGCCGTAGTGGAAGGGCCGGGAATTACGGCAGGTCAGGAGACCGTTCAACCGTGTGTCATACTTCGTATGGTTGTTCGGCACGAAACACCTGCCGTACGGCCCGATGACGTGCTCATGGGTCTGCGTCTCGTGGCAGGCTTCGCGCCGCCGTCACCCGCAGCGGTGACCAGGCTGGCGCAGGGGCCGCTCGACGCGACCGGTGAGCCCGCCGACCCGTTCGCCTTCGACCGGGCAGGCGGAGACCGATAA
- a CDS encoding glutamate-5-semialdehyde dehydrogenase: MSEAEEFLKVARAARDAATVLAPMPRAPKDAALRAVADALEAATDEIVAANAADVDRARENGTSEAMIDRLRLDAGRIATIAAAVRQVADLPDPVGEVVRGGTLPNGLELRQVRVPLGVIGIIYEGRPNVTVDAAALCLKSGNGVLLRGSSSAYSSNTALVRVMQQALAATEVPADAVQLVPGRTRESVKHLMRARGLVDVLIPRGGASLINSVVEESTVPVIETGVGNCHVYVDADADVDTALKILVNAKAQRPSVCNAAETLLVHSAIADEFVPKALTALKDAGVTVHGDERVRAYGADVVAATEEDFTTEYLSLDIAAAVVDSLDDAVAHIRTYGSAHTDAIVTRSQQAARRFVATVDSAAVAVNASTRFTDGGEFGFGAEIGISTQKLHARGPMGLPELTSTKWIYTGEGHIRG, translated from the coding sequence ATGTCTGAGGCAGAGGAATTTCTGAAGGTCGCGCGGGCGGCGAGGGACGCCGCGACGGTGCTCGCGCCGATGCCGCGCGCGCCGAAGGACGCGGCGCTGCGGGCCGTGGCCGACGCCCTCGAGGCCGCCACGGACGAGATCGTCGCGGCCAACGCCGCGGACGTGGACCGCGCCAGGGAGAACGGCACCTCGGAGGCGATGATCGACCGGCTGCGGCTCGACGCCGGCCGGATCGCCACGATCGCGGCGGCCGTCCGCCAGGTGGCGGACCTGCCCGACCCGGTCGGCGAGGTCGTGCGCGGCGGCACGCTGCCCAACGGCCTGGAGTTGCGTCAGGTGCGGGTGCCCCTCGGTGTCATCGGCATCATCTACGAGGGCCGGCCCAACGTGACCGTGGACGCGGCCGCGCTGTGCCTCAAGAGCGGCAACGGCGTGCTGCTGCGCGGGTCGTCCAGCGCGTACTCCTCCAACACGGCGCTGGTGCGCGTCATGCAGCAGGCGCTGGCGGCGACCGAGGTGCCGGCGGACGCCGTGCAGCTCGTGCCGGGCCGGACCCGCGAGTCGGTCAAGCATCTGATGCGCGCCCGCGGCCTGGTCGACGTGCTGATTCCGCGCGGCGGCGCCTCGCTGATCAACAGCGTGGTCGAGGAGTCGACCGTGCCGGTCATCGAGACCGGCGTGGGCAACTGCCACGTGTACGTGGACGCCGACGCGGACGTCGACACCGCCCTCAAGATCCTGGTGAACGCCAAGGCGCAGCGGCCCTCGGTGTGCAACGCGGCCGAGACGCTCCTCGTGCACTCGGCCATCGCCGACGAGTTCGTCCCCAAGGCGCTGACGGCGCTGAAGGACGCGGGCGTCACCGTCCACGGGGACGAGCGGGTGCGGGCCTACGGCGCCGACGTCGTGGCCGCCACCGAGGAGGACTTCACCACCGAGTACCTCTCCCTCGACATCGCCGCCGCCGTGGTCGACTCGCTGGACGACGCCGTCGCGCACATCCGCACGTACGGCTCGGCCCACACCGACGCCATCGTGACCCGTTCCCAGCAGGCCGCCCGCAGGTTCGTGGCGACCGTGGACTCGGCGGCGGTCGCGGTGAACGCCTCGACCCGCTTCACCGACGGCGGGGAGTTCGGCTTCGGGGCGGAGATCGGCATCTCCACCCAGAAGCTGCACGCCCGCGGCCCGATGGGGCTGCCGGAGCTCACCTCCACGAAGTGGATCTACACCGGCGAGGGGCACATCCGCGGGTGA